The sequence tgttttgttttttttttacttaaatacGTTAAGGAGAAGACTTCTCTCAGACTTCGTTCATGCATGTTATCTAAATATGGGTGAAATAAGATACAAACTTGGAAATCACTGATTTAGTACAAGTGTGAATACATTTCTGCCAGTGATCCTATAGTTTACACAAACATATGCTCAAAACTGTATCTgattctttttataaatatttcctAAACATGTATTTTTCCTTTGATTGAgtttattttattacaataaaGCTACTTGTATATCACATATTTTAAATAGAGAGAAATAGAAAACACTATACTGTATGTGCTTtctaaacactttttttttctttttctaagcACATTTTGACCATACAAAAATCACAAATCAACTATGGTTTGAGACTGAGTCTTGGCATGTCTGAGATAAAAACATTTGATCCTTTTAAAAGCTTCTTCAATCGAAGATGCATCAGCCGCAAACGTTATCCTCAGCCAGTTCTTAAGCCCCACCGCAGTCCCTGCTCAGCCGCATccataatatattaaaagagattaCTCTTAAAAGTTATATCCATAATCAGAGAGACTGAAGTAATATCCTTACCAGGAAGAAGGATGACTGATTCTTCTCTAGCTAGCTTGAAACAAAAGTCGATATCGTCGCTTATATCTTCTAGTAACGAGAGATTCAGCTTAACCTGAACCAACCGCATAAATTAAATCAAGAACATTTTAAAATGTGTACACTATTCACAACTTATATATTTACTAACCATCATAGCCATGGATCCTTCTGGTCGATGCGAGGAATCAATGCAAGGAATCTCGTTGATCCAGTCATAGCATATATCCGAAGAGTTCTTCAACGAGTTCAACGTTTTCTTGAAGAATGATTCGTCCGTCTGTTCAAGAATCGTGGGAACTGCAGCCTAATGCAACACAATCAAATAACAATATTTGTGTCTTTTGATGAGAAACCATAGAAGTTGATTCTGAATctatgttattatatatatatatatatatatatatatatatatatatatatacctggaTAAATGTGGCTGGTCCACCAAGAATATCAAAGTACTTCTTGAACCGCTCGATGATCTGATCCAAATGAACAAGTTCACCCCGTAAATGGTTAACTGTCACGCTCTCTCTAAATAATCAGTTTTAAAGATATTGAAGCTATTACTAACCTTTGGGTCTTTAAACGAGCCAGAAGGGTCAGTGGTCACAAACCAACCAAGCCGCCAACCAGGAACTATCCATCTCTTTGATAAAGATCCAAGAGTAAGCACCGGGACGATAGATCCAAACACACCCATTGGCACAAATGGTTTGCTCCCAAAAGCAAGATGACCATAAACTTCGTCAGCAATCACAAGAATCCCTAGTTTTTTCGCCGTTTCCGCAatctaaaacacacaaaaaaaaagcttgtattaaccaaaaaaaacatagtTATGTTTCCTCGTGTCAAAGTTTAGAGCTAACCTTCATCAAATGCAGGTAACTATAGACATTCCCACAAGGATTACCAGGGTTTATAACAACCAAAGCAACTGTGTTTTCGTCTGCAAGAGACTCGACAGCGTCAAGATCGATCTCCCATCCGTTTTCTGGAAGAAGGTCGAAGTAGCGAACCTCGAGGTTTCTAAACTTAGCGCAGAGTTCATATATCGGGAAGCCGGGCCTTGGAAGAAGTATATTGGCCCTGGGACGAGCCAACATTGCCAATGCTACGTCGATTGCTTGTGTGCAACCAGATGTGATGAACACATCGTCTTGAGATAGTTTGTATGGAAGATCACGCGATAGATACTCTGCGATTGCCCTGTTTCATTACACAAAAAGTGTGAAACGTGTTTCGCAAGTTAGGTGCTTATATTTGGTCCTATTAATGTTTGCATTTTCGGATTTACTATAAGGACAATTATCGACCAAAATTCATCcttaatttgatttattttacataaaagaaaagaaaataagtttttttttaattagccAACGTTCGAACCTAGGTTTGGTTAAAATTTGAATCGGttattttgtttatgtttacTCGGTTGTGCTAAACCAACCGAGTTTGGCATCCCCTAGGCTCTAACAGCACCACGTCTACACTCTAGCGTATACCTCTGCCTTGCTTTTTATGACGTCGAAaataatgtttcttttttttataaatgatgtTGCTcagatctttttatttttgtcaaccgTCCAGGTCGTTCTACAATAATTACCAAAGATTTGCttccaaagaaaaaatattaaaatacaccGGAGCGTTATAAAAGATTGACGGTGGTAAACGGCGGCGTTAAACtgtaaaaggaaaagaaaacagGTAAATGACGAAAATAACCTTCGAGTTTGAGGAAGACCAACGGTGGGAGCATAACCATGGAACTTGTTGGAGAGAAGAGAATCTGAGACAGCTTGAAGTGAAACTTGTGTTGTACGGAAACACGAGTAGAGTGTTGGGTCTCCCATTCCAAGTGATATAACTCTCTTCACGCATcttccttcttcatcttccaactctgAGATGCTTTCCATCAGCAAACTCAGAATCCCTTTAATTGTGATTGTCGATCCTCCATTCTCCATCTTTATTCAATTCgatttctccttcttctttcttgTGGGTGTCTATTTAACTGTTTCTTGAATCTTTCACTTTGATGGTTTGGTTGAAGTCTTTCGGTGCAACTCGAAAAGAAGGGGGATTTGTGTTTGATATGTGTTTGAGAGTGAGATTTGCCTGATTGGAGAAGGACATATAGGGAAACAACTCAACAATAAGTGGTGTTTAACTTTCCAACCTTTTATCATATTATTGTTTTTACAGCCACTCGTTTGTACCAAGGATATAATATTTCATAAtagtttttttggtcaaaaaacaaatatatttcataataGTATTCGGTGATGTTTGAGATTGTAAAGAAATAAGAAATAGCCCAAAAAAAGTTTTGTTGAAATAAATAACCCCAAAATATTGGTTTCCATAATCCGAATAGCACGAGAATTTTCTAGATTACCTACCTCCTTTCTAAACCGTTCATTAGTcggattaaatattttttttttttaactcttgcGTAGCTTTAt comes from Brassica rapa cultivar Chiifu-401-42 chromosome A02, CAAS_Brap_v3.01, whole genome shotgun sequence and encodes:
- the LOC103852000 gene encoding probable aminotransferase TAT2; amino-acid sequence: MENGGSTITIKGILSLLMESISELEDEEGRCVKRVISLGMGDPTLYSCFRTTQVSLQAVSDSLLSNKFHGYAPTVGLPQTRRAIAEYLSRDLPYKLSQDDVFITSGCTQAIDVALAMLARPRANILLPRPGFPIYELCAKFRNLEVRYFDLLPENGWEIDLDAVESLADENTVALVVINPGNPCGNVYSYLHLMKIAETAKKLGILVIADEVYGHLAFGSKPFVPMGVFGSIVPVLTLGSLSKRWIVPGWRLGWFVTTDPSGSFKDPKIIERFKKYFDILGGPATFIQAAVPTILEQTDESFFKKTLNSLKNSSDICYDWINEIPCIDSSHRPEGSMAMMVKLNLSLLEDISDDIDFCFKLAREESVILLPGTAVGLKNWLRITFAADASSIEEAFKRIKCFYLRHAKTQSQTIVDL